TAGTGGGAGCGGGTCCAATGGGGCTGCTCAATGCTCTCATCAGTAGGGCATCTGGCGCAGGCAGTGTTGCCGTCCTGGAGATCGACGCCGGCCGCCGGGCGATTGCAGGTTCGATGGGTTTCATCACTGTGGATCCTGGCTCAGAAGATGCCGTGGCGCGCATAAAGTCTCTCACGGACGGACGTGGGTCGGATCAGGTGATCCTTGCAGTGGGATCTGCCTCACTGATCCCGGACGCCATGGCGCTTGCCAGGCCCGGGGCGAAAGTGATGCTCTTCGGAGGGTTTCCCCAGGGCGAGAGTGCGCGATTCAACCCGAACCTCGTCCACTACCAGCAAGTATCCGTCATTGGGACCTCCGGATTCACCCCGGAGGATTTCGCCCACGCAGGCAAGCTCGTCAACTCCCGGGCCTTTGATCTTCGCCCGCTCATCACGCACAGATTCCGCATTGACGAGATAAGGAAAGCCATCGAGACTGCGGCAAGCACAGAGAGTCTCAAAGTCGAGATTGCGTTGGACGAGTGACGCGACCTCGGAGGGAGGTGGATTGAACCATGACACTGGGAAAGGCAAACCGGCTGTCGAGGATCTTCAGACCTGATGATGGGATGAGCGTGATGCTCGCCCTGGACCACGGGATGGCTCTCGGGCCTATCAAAGGTATTGAGAAGCCGGCGGATACTATCGCGCCCCTGGCCCCGTTCGTTGATGCGCTGATGGCCACGAAGGGCGTCATTGCCAGGGCTTTCGAGCCTGATGGCCGGGTGGGAGTAGTCCTAAGAGCCTCCGGTGCCGCCACCATCGCCGGCCCTGACCTGACGAACGAGGGTCTCACGGCCACTGTGGAGGAGGCCATCAGGCTGAGCGCAGATGCCGTTGCCACCTCCATATTCGTCGGCACACCCAACGAGCGCGAGACAATCGAAAACCTTGCGCATCTTGCGGGAGAGTGCTCAAGGTACGACATCCCCGTCCTCGCCGTTACCGCTGTGGGAAAAGACCGTGAGAAGCAATTTGACGCCAAGTACCTCGCGCTGGCGTGCAGAGTGGCAACTGAGCACGGAGCTGACCTGGTCAAGACCTACTTCAC
This genomic interval from Bacillota bacterium contains the following:
- a CDS encoding alcohol dehydrogenase catalytic domain-containing protein, which codes for MKVAVYYGPGKMEIEDWPVPPVEDRDILIRIRTSMVCGTDVKTFLRGHPLFKPPTVLGHEFAGEVVEVGAAVRSVAPGDRVTVAPFISDDVCFYCRAGLKELCPSRRYLSNGAFSEYVKIDEDYARTGLVKLSSDVTWQEGALTEPIACVVNAVSDLHITPGDTVAVVGAGPMGLLNALISRASGAGSVAVLEIDAGRRAIAGSMGFITVDPGSEDAVARIKSLTDGRGSDQVILAVGSASLIPDAMALARPGAKVMLFGGFPQGESARFNPNLVHYQQVSVIGTSGFTPEDFAHAGKLVNSRAFDLRPLITHRFRIDEIRKAIETAASTESLKVEIALDE
- the lsrF gene encoding 3-hydroxy-5-phosphonooxypentane-2,4-dione thiolase — its product is MTLGKANRLSRIFRPDDGMSVMLALDHGMALGPIKGIEKPADTIAPLAPFVDALMATKGVIARAFEPDGRVGVVLRASGAATIAGPDLTNEGLTATVEEAIRLSADAVATSIFVGTPNERETIENLAHLAGECSRYDIPVLAVTAVGKDREKQFDAKYLALACRVATEHGADLVKTYFTPEGFDSVVETCGVPIIIAGGPKLETEVDVLRLAKAAVGQGAKGIDMGRNVWQSPNPVLMVRALRAIIHEGATTEQATEILGEVI